A region from the Kryptolebias marmoratus isolate JLee-2015 linkage group LG9, ASM164957v2, whole genome shotgun sequence genome encodes:
- the tbx22 gene encoding T-box transcription factor TBX22, with translation MQGLSSRAHAFSVEALVGKPCKRMKVSESSGGDGSVFSGEYPSSQTKRPGGSTPSSEPQTDRCESEEPEPACGDREPPESDCRPDREVRVELQGSELWKRFYEIGTEMIITKAGRRMFPSVRVKVRNLDPCQQYYVAMDVMPVDSKRYRYVYHSSQWMVAGNTDHSCISPRLYVHPDSPCAGETWMRQVISFDRVKLTNNEMDDKGHIILQSMHKYKPRVHIIRHDPRMDLSQIQSLPAEGVHSFSFPETEFTTVTAYQNQQITKLKIDRNPFAKGFRDPGRNRGVLDGLLDSYPWRGPLTLDFKPFTIQLQGSPGSSSVKNLLPFSSSSSLLPLAALSCPDAALHALTLPFCEKTSPASPSVAALPGRAFSSLGADRLRGLPSLPPLADLPLLSALQGKKPPHCRDPCPQGSPGSSPCLIPLHGPLSPQGSPLLPHLADAAGPYCLYSYSFPLSPQLAAFSRHGKLSEDAADCLLRQSAWHSTPNRCL, from the exons ATGCAGGGTCTGAGCTCGCGGGCTCACGCCTTCTCGGTGGAGGCGCTGGTGGGGAAGCCCTGCAAGAGGATGAAGGTCTCCGAGAGTTCAGGAGGTGACGGGAGCGTCTTCAGCG GAGAATATCCCAGCAGTCAGACGAAGAGGCCCGGCGGGTCCACACCTTCCAGCGAGCCGCAGACCGACAGATGTGAGAGCGAGGAGCCCGAGCCGGCCTGCGGGGACAGGGAGCCGCCGGAGAGCGACTGCAGGCCGGACAGAGAGGTCCGAGTGGAGCTGCAGGGCTCCGAGCTGTGGAAGAGGTTCTACGAGATCGGAACGGAGATGATCATCACCAAAGCTGGCAG GAGAATGTTTCCTTCTGTGCGCGTCAAAGTGCGCAACCTGGACCCCTGCCAGCAGTATTATGTGGCGATGGACGTGATGCCCGTGGACTCCAAGCGCTACAG GTACGTGTACCACAGCTCGCAGTGGATGGTGGCGGGAAACACGGACCACTCCTGCATCTCCCCGCGCCTCTACGTGCACCCGGACTCCCCGTGCGCAGGGGAGACGTGGATGCGTCAGGTGATCAGCTTCGATCGGGTCAAACTCACCAACAACGAGATGGACGACAAGGGCCAT ATTATTCTACAGTCGATGCATAAATACAAGCCGCGCGTGCACATCATCCGGCACGACCCCCGGATGGACTTGTCTCAGATTCAGTCGCTACCGGCCGAAGGGGTGCACAGCTTCTCCTTCCCGGAGACGGAGTTCACCACCGTCACGGCCTACCAGAACCAACAG ATCACAAAGCTGAAGATCGACAGGAACCCCTTCGCCAAGGGCTTCAGGGATCCAGGCAGGAACAG gggtgtaTTGGACGGCCTGCTGGACTCGTATCCCTGGAGAGGCCCTCTGACCTTGGACTTTAAGCCTTTCACCATACAGCTCCAAG GAAGCCCGGGGTCCAGCAGCGTGAAGAACCTCCTGCCATTCTCCTCGTCCTCGTCTCTTCTCCCGCTCGCTGCGCTCTCCTGTCCGGACGCCGCTCTCCACGCGCTCACCCTCCCCTTCTGTGAGAAGACGTCCCCGGCCTCGCCCTCCGTCGCCGCGCTGCCGGGCCGAGCCTTCTCCTCCCTGGGAGCAGACAGACTGCGGGGCCTCCCCTCGCTGCCTCCACTGGCAGACCTCCCGCTTCTGTCTGCGCTGCAGGGGAAGAAACCCCCTCACTGCAGGGACCCGTGTCCTCAGGGATCTCCGGGGAGCTCCCCCTGTCTGATCCCCCTCCACGGCCCCCTCAGCCCCCAGGGGTCTCCTCTCCTGCCTCATCTCGCCGACGCCGCAGGCCCCTACTGTCTGTACAGCTACAGCTTCCCCCTGAGCCCCCAACTCGCGGCTTTTTCCCGACACGGCAAACTGTCCGAGGACGCCGCAGACTGCCTGCTGCGCCAGTCCGCGTGGCACTCGACCCC